A single genomic interval of Mycolicibacterium sp. MU0053 harbors:
- a CDS encoding DNA polymerase III subunits gamma/tau produces MALYRKYRPATFAEVVGQEHVTEPLSTALQANRINHAYLFSGPRGCGKTSSARILARSLNCAQGPTPDPCGVCDSCVALAPNGGGSVDVTELDAASHGGVDDTRELRDRAFYAPALSRYRIFIIDEAHMVTTAGFNALLKIVEEPPEHLIFVFATTEPEKVLPTIRSRTHHYPFRLLAPRTMRTLIEKITAAENLNVDDAVYPLVIRAGGGSPRDTLSVLDQLLAGADGDHIGYQRALALLGATDIALIDDAVEALAAGDAAALFGAVEAVIDAGHDPRRFATDLLERFRDLLILQAVPDAVTSGVVDAPQDELEKMLDQASRIGPATLTRYAEVVHAGLGEMRGATAPRLLLEVVCSRLLLPSASDTESALLQRIERIETRLDISIPAAEAGEGAAGRAPRQFVRRTQQSGPDVSAEPAPAAQAPAAAVPAAPAVAPPAQPAPPAAAPPPPSPPAWEPPPEPRPAPEAPAPPPPPAPPTQQAPAAQHPAPAPPAPTATPGEPNATAVRSMWPTVREKVRNLRRPTDVMLDGATVRAVEGDLLILSHPAAPLAKRLNEDRNVEIIREALKDALGVNWRVRCEAGGAETPPPPVVAAVDSEPAAPAVDQRAEEESMLAEAAADDSDAGPRRDPEEVALELLQTELGARRIAD; encoded by the coding sequence GTGGCTCTCTACCGCAAGTACCGACCGGCGACGTTCGCCGAAGTTGTGGGCCAGGAGCACGTCACCGAACCGTTGTCGACGGCGCTGCAGGCCAACCGCATCAACCACGCGTATCTGTTCTCCGGCCCGCGCGGTTGCGGTAAGACGTCCTCGGCGCGCATCCTGGCCCGCTCGCTCAACTGTGCGCAGGGGCCCACCCCGGACCCGTGCGGGGTCTGTGATTCGTGTGTGGCGTTAGCACCCAATGGCGGCGGCAGCGTCGACGTCACGGAATTGGACGCCGCGAGCCACGGCGGTGTGGACGACACCCGCGAACTGCGGGACCGGGCCTTCTACGCGCCGGCGCTCTCGCGCTACCGCATCTTCATCATCGACGAAGCGCACATGGTCACCACGGCCGGTTTCAACGCGCTGCTCAAGATCGTCGAGGAGCCGCCCGAACATCTGATCTTCGTCTTCGCGACCACCGAACCGGAGAAGGTGCTGCCGACCATCCGGTCGCGGACCCACCACTATCCGTTCCGGCTGCTGGCCCCGCGCACCATGCGGACGCTGATCGAGAAGATCACCGCCGCGGAGAACCTCAACGTCGACGACGCGGTGTATCCACTGGTGATCCGCGCCGGTGGCGGTTCGCCGCGCGACACCCTCAGCGTGCTCGACCAACTGCTTGCCGGAGCCGACGGCGACCACATCGGCTATCAACGCGCACTGGCGCTGCTCGGTGCCACCGACATCGCGCTGATCGACGACGCGGTGGAGGCGCTGGCCGCCGGCGACGCGGCAGCCCTGTTCGGCGCGGTCGAGGCCGTGATCGACGCCGGTCACGATCCGCGCCGCTTCGCCACCGACCTGCTCGAGCGCTTCCGCGACCTGCTGATCCTGCAGGCCGTGCCGGACGCCGTGACCAGCGGTGTGGTGGACGCGCCCCAGGACGAGCTGGAGAAGATGCTGGATCAGGCGAGCCGGATCGGGCCGGCCACCCTGACCCGCTACGCCGAGGTCGTGCACGCCGGTCTGGGCGAGATGCGCGGCGCCACCGCACCGCGCCTGCTGCTCGAGGTGGTGTGCTCGCGGCTGCTGCTGCCGTCGGCCAGCGATACCGAGTCGGCGTTGTTGCAACGCATCGAGCGCATCGAGACCCGACTCGACATCTCCATTCCGGCGGCGGAGGCCGGCGAGGGCGCCGCGGGGCGCGCGCCGCGACAGTTCGTCCGTCGCACCCAGCAATCCGGCCCGGACGTGTCCGCCGAGCCCGCTCCGGCAGCGCAGGCTCCGGCCGCGGCCGTGCCGGCTGCGCCCGCGGTCGCGCCCCCGGCGCAGCCCGCTCCGCCCGCAGCGGCGCCGCCGCCACCGTCCCCGCCGGCGTGGGAGCCCCCGCCGGAGCCCAGGCCCGCCCCCGAAGCGCCGGCCCCGCCGCCGCCCCCGGCCCCGCCGACGCAGCAGGCCCCCGCGGCCCAGCACCCCGCGCCGGCTCCGCCGGCTCCGACAGCCACGCCGGGTGAGCCCAACGCCACCGCGGTGCGCAGCATGTGGCCGACCGTTCGGGAGAAGGTCCGTAATCTGCGTCGGCCCACCGACGTCATGCTCGACGGCGCCACGGTGCGCGCCGTCGAGGGCGATCTGCTGATTCTCAGCCATCCGGCGGCACCGCTGGCCAAGCGCCTGAACGAGGACCGCAACGTCGAGATCATCCGCGAGGCGCTCAAGGATGCCCTCGGGGTGAACTGGCGGGTGCGCTGCGAAGCGGGCGGTGCCGAGACGCCGCCGCCGCCGGTGGTCGCGGCGGTCGACTCGGAGCCGGCGGCCCCGGCCGTCGATCAGCGTGCCGAAGAGGAGAGCATGCTCGCCGAGGCCGCGGCCGATGATTCCGACGCGGGCCCGCGCCGCGATCCCGAAGAAGTGGCGCTGGAGCTGTTGCAGACGGAGTTGGGCGCCCGCAGGATCGCGGACTGA
- a CDS encoding DMT family transporter, which translates to MAWLILVVSAVFEAVWATALGMSHGFTRLVPTLVFFVGAVISMGGLAIAMRDLPTGTSYAVWVAIGASLTVAYAMITGTESVSLVKILLILGIIGCVVGLKLVGS; encoded by the coding sequence ATGGCCTGGTTGATTCTTGTGGTTTCAGCGGTTTTCGAGGCGGTCTGGGCTACCGCGCTCGGCATGTCACACGGATTCACCCGATTGGTGCCGACGCTGGTGTTCTTCGTCGGCGCGGTGATTTCGATGGGCGGCCTCGCCATCGCGATGCGGGATCTACCCACCGGCACGAGCTATGCGGTGTGGGTGGCCATCGGCGCGTCGCTGACGGTGGCCTACGCGATGATCACCGGCACCGAAAGCGTCTCGCTGGTCAAGATTCTGCTGATCCTGGGCATCATCGGCTGCGTGGTCGGCCTGAAGCTCGTCGGCAGCTGA
- a CDS encoding class I SAM-dependent methyltransferase has translation MTTFKEQPATSNGKLKLAEILEIFTAGDDGLPLRFTAYDGSSAGPDDAPVGLTLLTPRGTTYLATAPGDLGLARAYVSGDLEAYGVHPGDPYDLLTALAHKLNFRRPSARTLAQIIRSIGVERLKPIPPPPQEALPRWRRIAEGLRHSKTRDAEVIHHHYDVSNRFYELVLGPSMTYTCACYPDPNATLEEAQENKYRLVFEKLRLKEGDRLLDVGCGWGGMVRYAARRGVRTVGATLSAEQAAWAQQKIRDEGLSELAEVRHSDYRDVLETGFDAVSSIGMTEHVGVANYPAYFGFLTSKLRSGGLLLNHCITRPNNRTGPTAGGFIDRYVFPDGELTGSGRIITEMQDVGGLEVLHEENLRMNYALTLRDWCRNLVEHWDEAVAEVGLPTAKVWGLYMAGSRLGFESNVVQLHQVLAAKLDNRGNNGGLPLRPWWRA, from the coding sequence ATGACCACGTTCAAGGAGCAACCGGCCACCAGCAACGGCAAGCTCAAACTCGCGGAGATCCTGGAGATCTTCACCGCGGGCGACGACGGCCTGCCGTTGCGGTTCACCGCGTACGACGGCAGCTCGGCCGGTCCGGACGACGCCCCGGTCGGCCTGACGCTGCTGACTCCCCGCGGCACCACCTATCTGGCCACCGCGCCCGGCGACCTGGGCCTGGCCCGCGCCTATGTCTCCGGCGATCTAGAGGCCTACGGCGTGCACCCGGGCGATCCCTACGACCTTCTCACGGCGTTGGCGCACAAGCTGAACTTCAGGCGGCCGTCCGCGCGGACGCTCGCCCAGATCATCCGGTCGATCGGGGTGGAACGGCTCAAGCCCATTCCCCCACCCCCGCAGGAGGCCCTGCCGCGTTGGCGACGCATCGCAGAGGGGTTGCGGCACAGCAAGACTCGCGACGCCGAGGTCATCCACCACCACTACGACGTGTCCAACCGGTTCTACGAACTGGTGCTGGGCCCGTCGATGACCTACACCTGCGCCTGCTATCCGGACCCCAACGCCACCCTCGAGGAGGCCCAGGAGAACAAATACCGGCTGGTGTTCGAGAAGCTGCGGCTCAAGGAGGGCGATCGGCTGCTCGACGTCGGCTGCGGCTGGGGCGGCATGGTGCGCTATGCCGCGCGTCGCGGCGTCCGGACCGTCGGCGCGACGCTGTCGGCCGAGCAGGCCGCCTGGGCGCAGCAGAAGATCCGCGACGAGGGCCTGTCGGAGCTGGCCGAGGTGCGCCACAGCGACTACCGCGACGTGCTCGAAACCGGATTCGACGCGGTGTCCTCGATCGGCATGACCGAGCATGTCGGAGTGGCCAACTACCCCGCCTACTTCGGCTTCCTCACTTCGAAGCTGCGCTCGGGCGGCCTGCTGCTCAACCACTGCATCACGCGTCCGAACAACCGCACCGGGCCGACGGCCGGCGGTTTCATCGACCGGTACGTGTTCCCGGACGGTGAGCTGACCGGCTCCGGCCGCATCATCACCGAGATGCAGGACGTCGGCGGTCTGGAGGTGCTGCACGAGGAGAACCTGCGGATGAATTATGCGCTGACGCTGCGGGACTGGTGCCGCAACCTCGTCGAGCACTGGGACGAGGCTGTCGCCGAGGTGGGCCTGCCGACCGCCAAGGTGTGGGGCCTGTACATGGCCGGCTCGCGGTTGGGCTTCGAATCCAATGTGGTGCAGCTGCATCAGGTGTTGGCGGCCAAACTCGACAACCGTGGCAACAACGGCGGCCTTCCGCTGCGTCCGTGGTGGCGAGCCTGA